One Poecilia reticulata strain Guanapo linkage group LG4, Guppy_female_1.0+MT, whole genome shotgun sequence genomic window carries:
- the LOC103463393 gene encoding interferon regulatory factor 4-like: MNSEVDYGGSGSSGNGKLRQWLIEQVDCGKYPGLVWENDEKTIFRIPWKHAGKQDYNRDEDAALFKAWALFKGKFREGIDKPDPPTWKTRLRCALNKSNDFEELVERSQLDISDPYKVYRIIPEGAKKRPRPEDSPLSPVSYQMHHPYPPAPTQMPQYMPSSECSWRDYCSEQPSLPDLPFTQCPCPPRSLPWQTPSMENGYQLRASIYSYGPTDSQPSPFPLDASIRSAEALSDFRLHVSVYVRDTLVRELTTSSPEGCHITPSPPEKPYLSGGPDVVPLPVDTQRRVDECPPSPPTGLESGVLLWMGADGLYARRMCQSRVYWQGGPSMYGNKPNKLERDIVCKLLHTQDYLTEIQSYGLHGRPLSRFQVLLSFGDECLDPQRQRRTLTVQVEPLFARQFLFYAQQTGGHYYRGYEHPTVTEHINATEDYPRAITHHHSSSLQE, encoded by the exons ATGAACTCTGAAGTGGATTACGGAGGCTCCGGGAGCAGCGGCAACGGGAAGCTGCGCCAGTGGCTCATCGAGCAGGTGGACTGCGGGAAGTATCCCGGCCTGGTGTGGGAGAACGACGAGAAGACCATCTTTAGGATACCATGGAAACACGCCGGGAAGCAGGACTACAACCGGGATGAGGATGCCGCGCTTTTCAAG GCATGGGCGCTGTTCAAGGGCAAGTTTCGGGAGGGGATCGACAAGCCGGACCCTCCGACCTGGAAGACGCGCCTGCGCTGCGCCCTCAACAAGAGCAACGACTTCGAGGAGCTGGTGGAGAGAAGCCAGCTGGACATCTCTGACCCTTACAAAGTGTACCGAATCATCCCGGAGGGGGCAAAGAAAA GGCCCAGACCGGAGGACAGTCCCCTGAGCCCAGTCAGCTATCAGATGCACCATCCATACCCTCCTGCACCTACTCAG ATGCCACAGTACATGCCGAGCTCTGAATGCAGTTGGAGGGATTACTGCTCGGAGCAGCCGTCCCTGCCCGACCTGCCCTTTACTCAGTGCCCCTGTCCGCCCCGCAGCCTGCCATGGCAGACCCCATCCATGGAGAACG GATACCAGCTCAGAGCTTCCATCTACTCCTACGGCCCCACAGACAGTCAGCCCTCGCCCTTCCCGCTGGACGCCAGCATCAGATCAGCAGAGGCGCTCTCAG ACTTCCGCCTCCATGTGTCGGTGTACGTACGGGACACTCTGGTGAGGGAGTTGACCACCTCCAGTCCGGAGGGCTGCCACATCACGCCGAGCCCACCAGAGAAGCCCTACCTCTCGGGTGGTCCCGACGTGGTGCCGCTGCCTGTGGACACCCAAAGGAGGGTGGACGAGTGCCCGCCGAGTCCGCCGACCGGCCTGGAGAGCGGCGTCCTGCTGTGGATGGGCGCTGACGGACTCTACGCCCGCAGGATGTGCCAGAGCAGAGTGTACTGGCAGGGCGGCCCTTCAATGTACGGAAACAAGCCCAACAAGCTGGAGAGAGACATTGTCTGTAAACTTCTACATACACAGGACTACCTTACAG AGATCCAGAGTTACGGGCTCCACGGTCGGCCACTAAGTCGCTTCCAGGTCCTGCTGAGCTTTGGAGACGAATGTCTAGATCCTCAGAGGCAAAGGCGAACCCTCACAGTCCAG gtgGAGCCGCTATTCGCCAGGCAGTTCCTGTTCTATGCCCAGCAGACTGGTGGCCACTACTACCGCGGCTACGAGCATCCCACAGTTACGGAGCATATAAACGCCACCGAGGACTATCCGAGAGCGATCACGCATCACCACAGCAGCAGCCTGCAGGAGTGA